CGCAAAATGGCCAGCGGCTGTCCGGCGGTGTCCAGCACGGCCACTGCCAGCGGGAGAAAGCCGCGTGTTTCGCCTTCGGCCAAAGTGTCACGCGCCAGTTGCAGCGCAAGGTCGAGCGTCAGGCTCATGCATTTCCCTTTTCTGTCATATTCGCGGGGCAAGCACGCCCGGTCGCACGGGGGATACAGGACCGCCCTGCCAAGGGAAAGAACCGGTTTTGCCGCCATGCGCAGGAGGGCTAGTTGTCGATATCCTGGCATGCTGAGATTGACTCCCCGGCCGTGTACGGGGAAAGCGGAATCTGTCTTCCGGAGTCGCAAGGCTCCGGGCGCGATGTGGGAGAGATTCCGGGCGGCAGGGGCATGGCTCCTTGTCATTCGGGACGCCGAAGGAGCAACCGCCCCGGAAACTCTCAGGCAAAAGGACCGCCTCGCGTATTGAGACACTCTGGAAAGCGGGCGGCGATGCCGTCCCACCGAAGGGGTAACCCTGTCGCCTTGCGCGCAGGCCAAGCTCTCAGGTTTCCCGACAGAGGGGGTGCGATAGTGGAAACGCTCCTCTGCGGGGTGTGGCTGTTGCGTGTCGGGGACAAGATATGAGCGAATTCGACGATATTCTGGATAACGCGGACGAGGCGGTCGATCTGCCGCCCGCGACGCTGCCGCTCGATGGCTGGCATCGCGCACGGGGCGGTCGCATGGTGGAATTCGCCGGGTACTGGATGCCCGTGCAGTTCCGCGGGATCATGGATGAACATCTGTGGACGCGCAGTCACGCCGGGCTGTTCGACGTCAGCCACATGGGGCAGCTTGAGGTCTCGGGCGAAGGCGCGGCAGCCGCGCTCGAAATGCTGCTGCCCGGTGATATTTCGGCGCTGGCGCCGGGGCGGATGCGCTATTCGCTGCTGCTGGACGACGATGGCGGCATTCTCGACGATCTGATGGTCACCCATCGCGGTGACAGTTTCTATCTGGTGGTCAACGGCGCGATGAAATGGGACGATATCGCCCATCTGCGCGAAGGCCTGCCCGACGATATCACCCTGACCCATCTGGACGAGCATGGCTTGCTGGCGCTGCAAGGCCCGGAAGCGGTGCAGGTGCTGGCGCGCCTGGGGCTGGAACCGGCCTTGCCCGATGGTGTCCCGGTGGAAGGGCTGACTTTCATGCAGGCCGCGCCCTATCTGTGGCAGGGGCGCCCGCTGGGCGTCTCGCGGTCGGGTTATACGGGGGAGGACGGCTTCGAGATTTCCGTCCGCGCCACCGATATCGTGGCACTGGCCGATGCCCTCTGTGCGGACGATGCGGTCATGCCAGTCGGCCTGGGCGCGCGCGATTCCTTGCGGCTGGAGGCCGGACTGCCGCTTTATGGGCATGACCTGACGCCGGAAACCGGCCCTGTCGAAGCCGGGCTGGCTTTTGCCATCAGCAAGGCGCGCCGCGCCGAAGGCGGTTTTCCCGGCGCGGAGAGCATTCTGGCCGCGCTGGCGGCAGGCCCTGTGCGCAAGCGGGTCGGTCTGCTGCTCGACGGGCGCTTGCCCGCGCGCGAAGGCGCGGTGGTTTTCGCAGGGGCCGAACAGGTCGGCACCGTCACCTCGGGCGGATTTTCGCCCACGCTCGAACGCCCGATCGCCATGGCCTTTGTCGATGCCGCCCATGCGGCGCACGGCACAGCGCTGGACATCGAAGTCAGGGGCCGCAGACTGCCGGCCACTGTTTCACCCATGCCATTCGTCCCCCACAAGTATCACCGACAGGGAGCCTGACCCATGCCGCGTTATTTCACCGATGAACATGAATGGATCGACGTCGACGGCGACACCGCGACGGTCGGGATCACCGATTATGCGCAGAGCCAGCTGGGCGATATCGTTTTCATCGAAGTGCCCGATGAAGGCGTGGTTCTGAAAAAGGGTGCGGAGGCGGCCGTGGTCGAATCCGTGAAGGCCGCTTCGGATGTCTATGCGCCGATCAGCGGCGCGGTGACGGCCGGCAACCAGAATCTGGAAGAAGATCCGGCGCTGGTGAACAGCGATGCCGAAGGCGAAGGCTGGTTTTTCAAGCTGACCATTGCCGATGCCGGCGAACTGGAAGGCCTGATGGACGAAGCCGCTTACAAGCGCTTTGTCGAAAGTCTCTGACGCTTAAGGAAACAGCATGCGCTATCTCCCCCTGACCGAGGCCGATCGCGCGGCCATGCTGGCGCGCATCGGCGCGCCCACGGTTGATGCGTTGTTCGTCGATGTGCCGGAATCGGCGCGCTTGTCCGGGCCGGTCGAAGGACTGCCCGGCCATGCGGGCGAACTGGCCGTCGAACGGCATATGACGCGTCTGGCCACACGCAACACCAGCGCGGGCAGCGTGCCGTTTTTCCTCGGTGCGGGGGCGTACCGCCATCATATACCGGCCACGGTCGATCACCTGATCCAGCGCGGCGAATTCCTGACGGCCTATACGCCTTATCAGCCGGAAATCGCGCAGGGCACGCTGCAGATGCTGTTCGAATTCCAGACGCAGGTTGCGCGTCTGCTGGGCTGCGACGTGGCCAATGCCTCGATGTACGATGGTTCGACCGCGTGCTGGGAAGCGGTCGCCATGGCGGCGCGCATCACCAAACGGAAGAAGGCGATCCTCGCATCCGGATTGCACCCGCATTACGTCTCCACCGTGCAGACCATGGCGCGTTTTACCGGCGATACGCTGGTCTATGCACCGCCGGCCTTGACGGCGGAGCCGGACAGCGAAGCGCTGATCGGCCAGATCGACGGGGAAACCAGCTGCGTTGTCGTGCAATATCCCGACATTCTCGGCCGGATCGGGGATCTGTCCGCATTGGCCGATGCGGCCCATGCCGCTGGCGCGCTGCTGGTGGCGGTGGTGACGGAACCCGTGGCATTGGGCGCCATTCGCAGCCCGGGCGCGATGGGCGCGGATATCGTGGTGGGCGAAGGCCAGTCGTTGGGCGTGGGCTTGCAGTTTGGCGGGCCTTACCTTGGCCTGTTCGCCACGCGTGACAAATACGTGCGGCAGATGCCCGGCCGCCTTGCCGGGGAAACGCAGGATGCCGCCGGGCGACGCGGCTTCGTGCTGACCCTGTCGACCCGCGAACAGCATATTCGCCGTGAAAAGGCGACGTCCAACATCTGCACCAATTCCGGCCTCTGCGCGCTGGCGTTTTCCATCCATATGACGCTGCTGGGCGAAAAGGGCCTGCGCGCGCTGGCGGCGGAAAATCACCGGCTGGCCTGCCTCGCGGCCGACCGGCTGGCGCAAGTGCCGGGGGTGAGGGTGATCAACACCGCCTTCTTCAACGAATTCGCGATCGCCATCGATGGCGATGCGCGAAGCGTGGTGCGGGCTTTGGCCAGCAAGGATGTGCTGGCGGGCGTATCGCTGGGGCGGCTTTACCCCGATCGGCCGGAACTGGCGGCGGGGTTGCTGGTGGCGGTGACCGAAACGGTGAGCGAAGAGGATATCGAAGCCCTCGCGAAGGGACTTGAGGAGGCGCTGGTATGAGCACCCCGAACCAGAGCGGGTGGAAACCCGGAACCCCGGCCACGCCGACCGATGCCGGTGATCAGGGGACCATTACCGGCAATCGCGGGCTGATGCTCGAGGAACCCCTGCTGTTCGAACTGGGCACGAGGGAAACCTGCGGGGTCGACCTGCCGGTGCCTTCGGGCGCGGCGTCGGCCCGGCTGGGCGGGCTGGAACGCGATGGGGGGATCGGCCTGCCCGGCCTGTCCGAACCGGAAACCGTGCGCCACTATACCCGGCTCAGCCGCCAGAACTATGCCATCGATCTCGGGATTTTCCCGCTGGGTTCGTGCACGATGAAGCACAATCCCCGGCTGAACGAGAAAGTGGCGCGTTTGCCCGGTTTTGCCGATCTGCACCCGTTGCAACCCGAAGCCACGATACAGGGCGCGCTGGGGGTGATCGCCGAACTGGGGGAATGGCTGCTCAGGCTCACCAATATGGCGGGCGTGGCGATGAGCCCCAAGGCCGGTGCGCATGGCGAATTGTGCGGCATTCTGTGCATTCGTGCGGCGTTGGAAGCGCGCGGGGATGCACGTGAGGTGATCCTTGTGCCGGATAGTGCGCATGGCACCAATCCGGCGACGGCGGCCTTTGCGAACTATCGCGTGGAAAGCATTCCGGGCACCGTGGATGGCCGGGTCGATGTGGCGGCGTTCAAGGCGCGGCTGGGGCCGGATGTGGCGGCGGTGATGATCACCAATCCCAACACCTGCGGCCTGTTCGAGCGTGATATGAAGGAAATCTCCGACGCGGTGCACGCGGCCGGGGCCTTCGTCTACTGCGATGGCGCGAATTTCAACGCGATTGTCGGCAAGGTCCGGCCGGGCGATCTCGGCATCGATGCGATGCATATCAACCTGCACAAGACCTTCTCCACCCCGCACGGTGGCGGCGGGCCGGGCAGCGGCCCGGTGGTGTTGTCCGAAGCGCTGGCCCCGTTCGCCCCGCTGCCTTTCGTGGTGCAGACCGCCGATGGCTATCGTCTGGTGGAGGAAGAAGGCGCGGCGGATCAGGGCGGTGCCCAGGCCTTTGGTCGAATGAGTGCGTTCCACGGCCAGATGGGCATGTTCACCCGCGCGCTGGCCTATATCCTCAGCCACGGGGCCGATGGCTTGCGGCAGGTGGCGGAAGATGCAGTGCTGGCCGCAAACTATGTGCTGCGCAGCCTTGATGACGTGCTGGATGCGCCGTTTGGCGCCTATGGCCCGTGCATGCATGAAGCCCTGTTCAGCGACAAGGGCTTTGGCGAAGGGCTGTCGACCATCGATGTGGCCAAGGCGCTGATCGATGAAGGCTTTCACCCGATGACCATGTATTTCCCGCTGGTGGTCCACGGGGCAATGCTGGTCGAACCGACCGAGTGTGAAAGCAAGGCCACGCTGGACCAGTTCATCATTGCCCTGCGCGGGATTGCCGAACGGGCGCTGGCAGGCGATGCGCAACTGGCGCAGGCCCCGCTCTATGCCCCCCGGCGACGGCTCGACGAGACGTTGGCGGCGCGCAAGCCACGGCTCGTTTTTCAGGATTGACCGGCAAATTCGAAACTCTTGGTATCCCCCGTTGCCCGTGCAGAACGGAGCCGTTACAGATCGGGGGAGACAGGAGAGAGTATGCTGGATTTCAAAGGTAAGACGGTTCTCGTCACCGGCGGCGGTGCCGGGATCGGACGCGCGATAGCCGAAGCATTCGGCCGTGCTGGCGCGAACGTGGTGATCGCGGAAATCGATGAAGGCCGCGCCGCCGATGTGCGCAGCGCTCTCGATGCGGCGGGCGTAACCGCGCTTGTTTCGCAGACCGATGTGCGCGAACGGGCCGCCATCGATGCGCTGATGGCGCAGGTGCAGGAACGCTTTGGCGGGCTGGACGTGCTGGTCAACAATGTGGGCGACTTCCTGGGCATCGCCAAGCCGTTCGTCTACAACACCGATGAAGATCTGGACGCACTCTACGCGATCAACATGAAGTCGGTGTTCCTGACCACCCGTGCGGCGATCCCCATGCTGCGTCCGGGCGGCAGCATCATTTCGATTTCGTCGATCGAGGCGTTCCGTGGCATTCCGAACACGACAGTCTATTCAACATTCAAGCACGGGATTACGGGCTTCACCCGCAGCCTCGCGCTGGAACTGGGCCCGCAGAACATCCGCGTGAACGCGATCGCGCCGGAAACCACCGAAACCCCGCAAGTGCCGGTGCACGGGCTGGTTGCACCCGAACATCAGGATCATATCGAACGGTGGATTCCGCTGGGCCGGTTCGGCAAGCCGGAAGATGCGGCAGGCGCGGCGCTGTTCCTCGCCTCCGATCTGGCAGGCTGGATTACGGGTACGACGATCAATCTCGATGGCGGCGCGCTGGCAGCGGGCGGCTGGTACCGCGATCCCAAGGGATTGTGGACCAATGTGCCGGTCGTGTCGGGCAACGGCTTCAATTTCTGACGGTCAGAACCAATTGCGCGCGGGAGAGACGCTGTGAAAATTCTTGTTGTGGGCGGTACGGGCATGATCGGTGGTCATGCGGCGCTGCATCTGCAATCGCTGGGTCATGATGTGGCGATCGCCGGGCGGCGCCCGCCACAGGCCTCGACGGAACTGGTCAACCTGCCGTTTGTCCAGGGCGATTTCATGGAAGGCACGTTCACGAAAGAACAGCTCGCGCCGTTCGATGCGATTGTCTTCGCGGCGGGCAACGATATCCGGCACTTGCCCAAGGGCGAGAATTTCTCGGCCCATGTCCTGCGGTCCAACGCCGAATGCGTACCTGCCTTTGCCGCGCTTGCCCGCGATGCCGGGGTGAAGCGTTTCGTCCATATCGGCAGTTTCTATCCCCATATCGCGCCGGAACTGATGGAAACCAACGACTATATCCGCTCGCGCCAATTGGCGGTGGACGGGATTATCGCGCTGGCAGGCCCGGATTTCCATGTCTGCAGCCTCGATGCACCGTTTGTTGTCGGCACTGTGCCGGGGATGCGCCTGCCGATGTTCGAGGCCTATACCCGTTATGCCGAAGGCAAGATGGACGGTCTGGAGCCATTCGGCCCGGCGGGGGGCACGAACTTCATTTCCTGCCGATCCTTGTCCGAGGCGATTGCCGGGGCGCTGGACGGCGCCGAAAATGGCAAGGCCTATCTGGTGGGCGATGAAAATCTCGCCTTCGCGGACTATTTCGGGATGTTCTTCAAGGCTGCGGGGAACCCCGCGCCCGTGCCGGAACTGGACAAGGAACATCCGTTCATCCCCGATGTCGGGCTGTATACCGGGCGCGGCAATTATGTGCGCTACGAACCCGATGCGGCGGAAACGGCGCTGCTGGGTTATCGCCGTAACGATATCATGGCTGCGGTGGAGGAAATCGTCGGGCAATACCGTTCGCGCGATTGATCCTGCCCCGCCAACTCTTTCCCGGCCCAGCGGATGGCACCGGGTGGGGAAAATCAACGATACCATTTTCATGGAAGAGGTGTGTTTGTGACTGCAAATCTGGAAGCTCTGGAACAGGCGTATCGCCGCAATGGCTCGCTCTACGCGCGGGCGATGGACGCGAACGAGCCCGATTTGCTCGATGGGGTGATGACGGCTGATGCGGTCATCGAATCGCCGGGTGCGGTCATGGATGGAATCGCGGCGATCCGCGCCTGCCCCGGCATGTTGCGCGAAATGTTCCAGTCCACGCAGCATCTGGTGCACAACCAGACGGTGGAACAGCTTTCCGATACGGAAGCGCGGGGCGAAACCTACTGCACGGCCAGCCATATCCTGCCGCCTTCCGGTGAAGGCCAGCCCTATAGCGCCCTGGTCTGGGCGATCCGTTATCAGGATCAGTTGCGGCTGGTCGATGGTGTGTGGAAGATCGCCAAACGCGCGCTCGTGCTGGACTGGACCGAAACCCGCCCGGTCGATTTCTCCGGGCGTCAGGGGGCCTGAGCGCCAGACAGGGATTTGTCAGAGATGCTTGCACCCGCCCGGTTGCTGTAGGAAAACGGGCGGGACATGGCGGGCGATCTTGATATCAAGCCGCCGCGCGCGGCGCGGATCGGTATTTCCTTCGGTATCGTGCTGCTGCATCTGGCGTTGCTCTATGGCCTGATGCGGGCTTTTGCACCGGATTTCACCGCCGCGACAGTGGACAAGGCCCTGTCGGCCTTCACGGTTACGATTACCACGCCTCCGCCACCGCCGCCGGCGAAAACCGCACCCGATCCTGCGCCGGACGAAGGCCGCGCCGGGGCCGAAGGGCGCAAGGCCGAAGCGCGCGAAACCGCAGCGCCCAAGGCGAAAATTCCCATACAGACCGAACCCGCACCACCCGTCGCGTCGACCGGCACGGATAATGTCTCCGGTGCGCACGATACGGGCGCGGGTAGGGGTGCGGACGGGGTGGGGACCGGGCCAGGCAGCGGCCGTGGCGGTGGTGGCCGGGGCGGTATGGCGGTGCGCGGGGTTGAAAAGATTGCGGGCGATATCAATTCCGCGAAAGATTATCCCAAAGCCACGCGGGAACGCCGGATCGGTCATAGCGTTACCGTGCAGATGACCGTCGGCATTGATGGGGAGGTACGTGATTGCCGGGTCACCCAGCCCAGTCCCGATAGCGAAGCGGACGCGATTACCTGTCGTCTCGCCACGCAGCGGTTCCGATTCCGTCCCGCGATGGATGCGGCGGGAAATCCCGTTCCCGGCAAATATGCCTGGCGTCAGCGCTGGTTTTACTAAATTTGGCAAACGCGCCGTTAACTATTTTTAACTCCTGCTTGCTACAGGGGGCTGATTGCGGAAAGTAAGTGGCAGAGATGATGGGAATTGTGCCAGTGGTGCTGTGTGGAGGCGGGGGGACCCGGCTGTGGCCGCGCAGCCGCCTTTCCCGACCCAAACCGTTTTTGCCGCTTCTCGATGATAACAGCACCCCGTTTGCCGCCACACTGGCCCGGTGTGCGGATGATACGCTGTTCGCACCGCCGCTGATTGTCGCAGGTGCCGCGCATCTCCACCATGTCGAGGCGGAAACCAGTCAAATATCCGGCGCGCAGGTGATAGTAGAGCCAGCCATGCGCAACACGGCCGCGGCCATTGCGCTGGCCGCGCACCGGCTGGATCGTGATGCGGTGATGCTGGTCTGCCCGAGCGATCATTTCATCGCCGATACCGATGCCTTCCGCCGGGCTGCGCGCGACGCCGCGACGCTGGCGTCGGAAGGCTGGCTGGTGGCATTTGGCATCGCGCCCGGCGAACCGGAAACGGGTTATGGCTATATCCGGCAGGGGGAACCGCTGGGCGCCGGATACCGTATCGACCGGTTTGTCGAGAAACCCGACAAGGCGCGGGCCGAGGCATTTCTGGCAGAGGGCACCTATTACTGGAATGGCGGGTTGTTTGCCTTCACGGCGGGAACCTATCTCGACGAGCTGGCAATGCACCGTCCCGCTCTGGCCGCAGCGGTTGGCGAGGCGGTGGCGCAGGGACAGGCCGACGGCGCGCACTTCCACGCCGATCCCGACGCCTTTGCCCGTATAGAAAGCGAATCGATCGACTATGCGGTGATGGAAAACACCACGCGGGCGGCCATGGTTCGGGTGGATATGGGCTGGTCCGATATCGGCAACTGGAAAAGCCTGCAGGCCGCACGTCGGCACGATGCCGATGGCAACACGGTGCGCGGTACGGCGGAACTGATCGGATGCCGCAATGTCATGGTCGACAGTGACGGTCCGCGTGTGTCGGTCATCGGACTGGAAAACGTCGTGATTGTCATCGACGGGGACGACATTCTGGTGACCAGCGCAGAGGGCGCACAGCGGGTCGGCACGTTGCAGGGCGCCACGCCCGCATGAAACTGGCCACGCGCATGATTGACAAGGTGTGGGGACGCGACCGGTTGCCCGCCCCGTTTGCCGCGCCGCGCGGGCAAAGGATCGGCGAAATCTGGTTCGATCCCCCACCCGAACTCGACGATCTTCTGGTGAAGTATATTTTTACTTCGGAAAAACTGTCGGTTCAGGTGCATCCCTCTGCCACGCAGGGCAACGGTGCGCCTGATGGCAAGGACGAATGCTGGCTGGTGGTCGATGCCGATCCCGCCGCCATGGTGGGCATTGGGTTTACCCACCCCGTTTCGGCCGACACGATCCATGCCGCAGCGCAGGACGGTTCGATCGAACAGATGCTGGCTTGGCACAAGGTGGCGCCGGGTGATTTCTTTTATATTCCCGCAGGCACGGTTCACGCGATCGGCGGCGGGGTCAGCCTGATCGAGGTTCAGCTCAACTTCGATGTGACCTATCGGCTCTATGACTATGGGCGCCCGCGCGCGCTGCATCTCGATGCAGGGATCGCTGTCGCGCAGGGCGTGGTTTACGATCCGGCCTTGCATTGCACCGTCCCGAAGAATGGTCATGCGATCCTGTCCGATGGGCCGTGGTTCCGGCTCGATCGTGTGCAGGGTGCACCCGATGCGGCCTGCGCGCGCCGGTATGGGCAAGGTCCGTTGCTGGGGATTCCGCTGTCGCCGGGTGTGACACTGGATGGCGAGGCGATAGCGCCCGGCGAATGCGCGCTGATCCCGGAACTCGGGGCCTTGCAGATCGGGGATGGGGCGCAGTGCCTGCTTGCACAGCCTTGCAAAAGGGATGATAGATTGGTGCGGTGATCGCCCATACTATCCAGCTCGCCCTTGCACCGGTTTTTGTCCTGGTGGCGCTTGGCAACATCATGAACATCTTGTCGACCCGTTTGAGCCGGATCGTGGATCGTTCCCGGCACCTGATTGGCCGCCACGCGGAAACGGAAGGGCTGGATCACGATGCGGTGGTGCGAGAAATCCGCATGCTGGACCGGCGCATTGCCATTATCGGCCGCGCAATCCTGATGCTGGTGATGTGCGGCCTGACTATTGGCTGTGTGATCGCGATGCTGTTTCTGGACGGTTTTACGAGGCTCGACATGCAACTGGCGGCGGCCTGCGCCTTCCTGATCGCTATTGCGCTGATGATGTACGCGCTGCTGCTGTTCCTGCGCGAAACGCGCATTGCATCGGCCAGCCTGCGGGTGCCGCACAGCTTCATGGAATGGGAACGCGAACTCTAGATTGTCGCCCGGCCGTTTCCGGGCGGGGCTTGCGCGGGATCAGGCCAGCAGTTTCTGACCCTGTTCCTTCACCGTTCCGGCAATCATGGGTTCGACGAAGCTGAGCGCCAGCGGCAAGGTAAGGTCGATGACCACTTCGTGATCCGCAATCACGATATTGCCCGCCAGATTTTGGCCCATGGCGGAAATGACCAGGTCGACCTTGTCTTCCCCGACCCAGTTGGTCGTGACTTCCGCCACGCCGCCCGGGACATTGCCAGCGAGGTCTTGCGCGCGTTCATGCAGACGCTTGCGGACTTCTTCGCGGGACAGTTTGTGAGGCACGGTGACGCGCATGGAAGTGTGATCCCTGTTTTGTGTGGTTGGGGGCAGAGTGGCAGTCCGGCCCGGTTGGGGAAAGGGCTTTTATGCAAAATGAAGAAAAAGGGCGCCGCCCATGTGGCAGCGCCCCCGATCAACCGGTGTCTGTGTGACTATGCCGCTTCGAGCAGCTTGTAAGGTTCGATCTCGCCCGAAAGGTACAGCTTCTTGGCCTTGGCGCGGCTGAGCTTGCCCGAACTGGTGCGCGGCAGGGTGCGCGGCGGCACCAGTTCGACCACGCAGTTCATGCCGGTGATCGAACGCACCTTGTCGCGGATCTGGTCGCGCAGCTCGACGCGCTTGTCCTCGTCCGAAACGCGGCAATGCACCAGAACGGCGGGGGCTTCCTCGCCATTGTCGGTCTCGACCGAAAAGGCCGCGATATCGCCATGGTTGAAACCGGGAAGCTGTTCCACGGCCCATTCGATATCTTGCGGCCAGTGGTTCTTGCCGTTGATGATGATCATGTCCTTGGCGCGGCCGACAATGAACAGATACCCATCGGCCATGTAACCCATGTCGCCTGTGTCCAGCCAGCCATCCACGAGGCATTCCTCGGTGGCGACAGGATCGCGGAAATAGGAATGCATGACGCTGGGGCCCTTGCACCAGACTTTGCCGATCTGGTGATCGCCCTTGGGCTTGCCATTCTCGCCCCGGATTTCCAGCGCCATGTCCTTCACAGCCTTGCCGCAATTGACAATCGCCCGGTACCGCGCCGGGCGTGACAGATCGCGCGGGGTGCCCGAAAGGCGTTCTTCTTCGACCAGTTCCACGCGGATACCTTCACCGGGCGGCATGATGGTGACCGCCAGAGTCGCTTCGGCAAGGCCGTAGCTCGGCAGGAAAGATGTGGCCTTGAACCCGGCTTCGGCAAAGGCATTGACGAAGCCCTGCATCACGTCGGGGCGGATCATGTCCGCGCCATTGCCCGCGATCCGCCAGCGCGACAGATCGAAGCGTTCGGAAACATGGCTCTGGCTCGAAATGCGGCGGGCGCAGATATCGAAGCCGAAGGTCGGGGAATAGGACAGCGTCGTGCCGGGATTGCGGCTGATCATGTCGAGCCAGGCCAGCGGGCGCCGGGCGAAATCCTCGGTCTTGAGGTAATCGGTCGAAACCTGATTGGCGATCGGCGAAAGCAGGCAGCCGACCAGACCCATGTCGTGGTACCACGGCAGCCATGAGACGCAGCGATCATCGGGTTCCAGCTTCATGCCGATGCTGTGGCCCGCCAGATTGTTGAGCAGCGCCTTGTGCGTCACGGCCACGCCATGCGGAAAACGGGTGGAACCGCTGGAATACTGGAGATAGCAGATATCGTCCGTCTGCTGTTCGGGCAGTGCGCTGTCCGCCGCCGGGCTGGCGCGGAAATCTTCGTAGGTCACCCCGTCGCAGCCCTGCCGCGCCGCCGCCGCGCCCGCCATTTCAGTGATTTCGGCCGGGAACAGCAGCATTTGCGGATCGGAACTGGCAAGCTGGACCGCAAGCTGGTCGATATAATTGTCCTTGCCCCCGAAGCTGGTGGGCAGCGGCAACGGCACCGGCCACGCGCCAGCGTAAACCGCGCCGCAGAACAGGGCGGCAAAATCCACGCCTGTTTCCGCGATCAGGGCAATACGCTCACCGGGGCGAATGCCGCGCGCGACAAGGCGGCGCGCCATGGCCCGCGCATCGTCACGCAGTTCGGAATAGGGATAAACCCGGGCAAGATTACCGCGGGGATCGTGAAAATTGAGCCCTCGACTGCCTTGCGCGGCATAATCCAGCGCTTCGCCAAATGTGGCAAAGTCGGAAAATCGGCGCTCTAACGCGCAGCGGTTCGGCGTCGGTTGAAGGGCGTCGTCGGTCATATTTCTGCTCAACCTACTGGTTTGGCGCGAGTATTTCGGCCGATGTTCGCATCTAAAACTATGCATCACTGCCATCACAATATGATTGTGGCGTGTTGCGAGGCCCTTCCATTCTTACGGGACTGTGGCACGAATAAGGCCGATGGTTAAGGAACCCCTTTCAGATAGTCGCAAGCACAGGGCGCCTCGTCCGCTCTACGACGCGCGTCTGGAGGAACTGGCGCTGGCTTATGTGGCGCGTTTTGCCACCAGCGCGGCCCGGCTTGAAGCCTACCTCGCGCGCAAACTGCGCGAGCGCGGATGGCAGGGCGAGACGCCGGCTGACATCCCGGCCCTGATCGCCCGGTTCGTCGATCGTGGCTATTGTGACGATGAAGCCTATGCCCGGATGCGCGCGGGCGGTCTGCTGCGTCGTGGCTATGGCGCCCGGCGGGTGAATCAGGCGCTGGGCGTGGCCGGAATAGCGGACGATATCCGGGACAGCGTGCGTCCGGGGGTGGCGCAGCAGCGCCGCGCCGCGCTCGCCATGGCGCGCAAGCGCCGGTTCGGCCCGTTCGCCCCCGTCGCCCCCGATGCCAGCCGACGTGAAAAGCAGATTGCGGCAATGTTGCGGGCAGGCCATGAACTGGGCAGCGCGATGGCGCTGATCCATGCCGACAGCATCGATGCTGCCGAAAGCTGGGTATCCGAGGTCGAGGAGGAATAGACGATGCGCATTTGGCCGATAGCCATGCTGTTGCTGGCGGCCTGCACCCCGGGGGCGGGCGAAAATGCCGCTGCGGCGAAGCAGGTCTCGACCGTGTCGAAACATCCCGAATCAGGATTGCGGGTTATTCCCCTGACCGTCAGTCACGACGGGAAAGAGAATCATTTTCGCGTGGAAGTGGCCCGCACCATGGAAGAACAGGCCAAAGGGCTGATGTTCCGTACCGCCATGGGGCCGGATGAAG
This genomic window from Caenibius tardaugens NBRC 16725 contains:
- a CDS encoding fatty acyl-AMP ligase, whose product is MTDDALQPTPNRCALERRFSDFATFGEALDYAAQGSRGLNFHDPRGNLARVYPYSELRDDARAMARRLVARGIRPGERIALIAETGVDFAALFCGAVYAGAWPVPLPLPTSFGGKDNYIDQLAVQLASSDPQMLLFPAEITEMAGAAAARQGCDGVTYEDFRASPAADSALPEQQTDDICYLQYSSGSTRFPHGVAVTHKALLNNLAGHSIGMKLEPDDRCVSWLPWYHDMGLVGCLLSPIANQVSTDYLKTEDFARRPLAWLDMISRNPGTTLSYSPTFGFDICARRISSQSHVSERFDLSRWRIAGNGADMIRPDVMQGFVNAFAEAGFKATSFLPSYGLAEATLAVTIMPPGEGIRVELVEEERLSGTPRDLSRPARYRAIVNCGKAVKDMALEIRGENGKPKGDHQIGKVWCKGPSVMHSYFRDPVATEECLVDGWLDTGDMGYMADGYLFIVGRAKDMIIINGKNHWPQDIEWAVEQLPGFNHGDIAAFSVETDNGEEAPAVLVHCRVSDEDKRVELRDQIRDKVRSITGMNCVVELVPPRTLPRTSSGKLSRAKAKKLYLSGEIEPYKLLEAA
- a CDS encoding regulatory protein RecX — translated: MVKEPLSDSRKHRAPRPLYDARLEELALAYVARFATSAARLEAYLARKLRERGWQGETPADIPALIARFVDRGYCDDEAYARMRAGGLLRRGYGARRVNQALGVAGIADDIRDSVRPGVAQQRRAALAMARKRRFGPFAPVAPDASRREKQIAAMLRAGHELGSAMALIHADSIDAAESWVSEVEEE
- a CDS encoding DUF192 domain-containing protein is translated as MRIWPIAMLLLAACTPGAGENAAAAKQVSTVSKHPESGLRVIPLTVSHDGKENHFRVEVARTMEEQAKGLMFRTAMGPDEGMLFPFDPPRDASFWMKNTVIPLDIVFIGTDGRVLNISANAEPYSLEPRSSTGVAKAVLELNGGRAAALGIAPGAQVRW